Genomic segment of Microthrixaceae bacterium:
ACAGCCAGAACCAGAAGAACCAGCGAGGCGCCGCCGACCAGGTTCTCGATCCCGTCACTGATCTCGGGCCCGCGGACCATGTAGTCGTAGTCGTCGGGGTTGGATACCGCAGCGGACCCGACCTCGTTGTTGGCGACCGGACCGGTCATCCACCACGCCGTCACCGGGCTGACCAGCACCAGCACGACGGCGGCGACCCTCCCAGCCCACGACGTGCCTCGCCGCCGCGGCTTCAACTCCTCCCCTGGCGGCGGGGCCGCATTCGTTTCTCCCTCTACTCGTGACATGCCACCACTCTGTCCACTTCCCCACCCGGTGGCCATGGGTGGTTCCCCCCAACTCGGCTTGGGTGCTCTGGTCTCATGCCCCAGCGGTAGGTTCAGTGGCGGTGAGGGGGTTTCTCGACATTCCCGAGGCGCTGTGGGTCGCCCAAAACGAATTGGCGTTCGCGTTCGCTGACCGGTTCCCGGTCAGCCCGGGCCACACGCTCGTCGTCACCCGCCGGCTGGTATCGGACTGGTGGGCGGCTACGCCGACCGAGAAGCTGGCGGTGCTCGAACTCATCGAGAAGGTCAAGGCCCAACTCGATGAGTCGCACCATCCGGACGGCTACAACATCGGCTTCAACGCTGGCCAGGCAGCGGGACAGACCGTGTTCCACCTTCACGTACACGTGATTCCCCGCTACCAGGGCGACATGGAGGATCCCCGGGGCGGTGTCCGCCACGTCATCCCCCACCGCGGCAACTACCTGAGACGTACGGCCTCGCAGGCTCCTGGCCCTGATACGGCCACGGCCCCGCCAGCGTCGTCGTCGTCGCCGCCGTCGCCGTCGCCGCATCCTCGGCTGGTCACCCCGTCGGAAGGTCAGATGCGCGTCGAACTGGTTCGAAGCCTGGCCCGGACCGACTTCGACCGGATCGACCTGCTGGTGAGCTTCCTCATGCGCTCGGGCGTGGATCTCCTCGCCGCCCACGTGGATGAGGCGCTGGCTCGTGGAGTTCGGATCAGGGTTCTCACCACCGACTATCTGCACATCACCGACCCCGCAGCCCTGGGCTTCTTCCTCGACCGGGTTGGGACCACCCCCGAAGGCGGGGCCCTCGACGTGAAGGTGTTCTCCGATGCCGCCACCAACTTCCATCCCAAGGCCTACCTCTTCTCGTCATCGCGCTCGGCCGAGGGGGTCGCTCTGGTCGGGAGCAGCAACCTGAGCCGATCCGGTCTGGAGCTCGGGATCGAGTGGAACCTGATGGTTCAACGCATCGACGCGCTCCATGACGAGTTCGAGTCGCTGTGGTCGGACCCAAGAGCTACCACCGTGACCACCGACTGGCTGCGGTCCTATGACCAGCGGCGACTCCTCTCACCCAGGTTTTGGACCGAAGCCGCGTCCCCGGTGCCACCACCCGAACCTGGCGAACGCTCCGGTCAGGGCGGGTCGGACAGCGCGGACGGGCCGGACGGACCGGGCGGACTGGACGGGCGGGGCCGACCGGACGGGCTGGGCGACAGCCCCGGGTTGGTCGCCACTTCGCCCGACGCCACCGGCGTCTTGCCGACATCGGGTTCAGGCTCCTCACCACGTCCGACTGCGGTGCAGGCCGAAGCCCTAGCCGCGCTCACCGCCACCCGGATCGAGGGGAACACCGCCGGGCTGGTGGTGCTGGCTACCGGCCTGGGCAAAACCTGGCTGGCGGCATTCGACTCGACCCGCCCCGAGTTCAGACGGACGCTGTTCGTCGCCCACCGAAAAGAGATCCTCCTTCAAGCCCGAGACGTCTATCGCCGGATCATGCCCACCCGTTCCCTGACCCTGTTCGCCGGGGAGGAGCAGGACATGAGCGGCGATGTGGTGTTCGCCAGCATCCAGTCACTCCACCGCCACCTCGAAGGGATCGATGCCGGGGCCTTCGATTACGTGGTCGTAGACGAGTTCCACCACGCCGAGGCTCCCACCTACCGACGAACCATCGGGCATCTCCGACCCCGGTTCCTGCTCGGGCTCACCGCCACGCCCGATCGCACCGATTCCGCCGACCTCATGGCGCTGTGTTCGGACAACCTGGTCTACGAATGCGGACTGACCGAAGGCATCCGCCGGAACCTCCTCAGCCCATTCATCTACCGCGCCATCCGTGACGTGGCGGACTACGAGCAGATCCCCTGGCGGAGCCAACGGTTCGATCCGGCCGAGTTGACCGTCCAACTCGAGACCGAGCAGCGGGCCCGACAGGTCTACGACGAATGGGTCAAGCTTGGCGGTAACAGTCGCCGTGCCATCGGCTTCTGTTGCTCGATCACCCACGCCCAGTACATGGCCGACTTCTACAGCGCGCACGGGGTGGATGCCCTGGCCGTGCATTCCGGGCCCGACTCGGCTCCGCGAGCCGAGACCCTGGAGCGGTTCCGCGCCGGTCAGATCCGGGTGCTGTTCACCGTCGACCTGTTCAACGAGGGGGTGGACATCCCCGACCTCGACGTGGTGATGCTGCTGCGCCCGACCGAGTCGCCGGTGGTCTTCCTCCAACAGATCGGCCGAGGACTGCGTCGCTCTCCGGGTAAAGAGCGCCTGGACGTGGTCGACCTGGTGGGCAACCACCGCTCCTTCCTCGTCAAGGCCCATCTGTTGGCAGCACTGGTCGGCGCTCGGCCGGCCACCAACCGCGAAGCGGTGGAGGTGTTGGGTTCAGACATGACCACCCTGCCCGAGGGGTGTTCGATCATCGTCGACACCGAGGTGGTCGAAATGTTGCGGGCCCTGACCGCCCCGGACCGTCGCCAGGACCGTCTCCGAGCCACACTCGACGCCTGGCGCTCCCTGCACGGCGACCGTCGCCCCACAGCTCTCGAACTGTCGCTCGCCACCGGCACGGCCCATGAGCTGAAATCAATGGGCGGCTGGTTCGGTGGCCTCGGCGCCCTCGGCGAGCTGTCGGGTGAGGAGGCAGCGGTCCTGGCCGCAGTACCGGACCTGCTCGCCTACGTGGAGCATGGCAGTTACACGAAGTGCTTCAAACTGATCACCCTCCGGGTCCTCACCGACAACGACTCGCTGCGCGACGGCATGGATCTTGCCGACCTCGCCCTGGCTTCGCGCTGGGCGATCGACCGTGACGCACGGCTCCGCCAGGACCTGACCGATGCCGCCTTCGCCACTCCGCTCCGGCCGACCGCGGCCGAGTGGCAGGCCTACTGGCGCAAGAACCCGATAGCGGCACTGACCCGCACCCCCCAGGGCCGTGAGGAGCCGTTCTTCTCACTTCACGAAGACCGTCTCACCCTCGTGTCCCAGGTGCCGGACCACCTGTGGCCGACCCTCACCGCCATGATCACCGAGCTGGTCGATTACCGCCTCCACCGATACCTGGAGTCCCGCTCCACCCGCCGCCCAGGAGAACAACGCAAACCCCTGGACCCCTCCGGAACCCCACTGGACGCCACATTCACCCTTGAAGATGTGGACGGCATCCCTACGGCGGTCTACTTCGGATCAGCCGGCGGAAGTGCCTCGAGTCGTTCAGCTCGAAACACGGATTACGTGGCCGGAGTCGACGTGGTCCTTGCGCGAATGCGTGACCTGGACATCGTGATCGAGGACGCATACGTGGACAGCACCACGGTCTCCGCGCTCACGTTGACCGACCGCAGACTCAGCCCCCACGATGGCGCCAGCTACCCGATCCAACTTCGCGATGTGGAGGATCTGGCCGCGCTGCGGAGGGCGCTGCTGCGCTCGATGGCCCGGGTCGGACAGCCGCCGGGAACAACCTCGAGCGGCAACAGCCGTAAGGCGATGCGCCTCGTCATCTCCGGGGCCTCGACTCACTCCCCACGCGAACTGGCCGACACCCTTGCGGGCCTCCCGCCTGAACCAGGTCTCGACGTAATGACCTCATGACGGCCGAACTTGGGCGTCACTGGCTAGCTCTTGTCGGCGGCTGCATGCCCACGATGGGTCGCCTTTTAGCCACTGTTGGTGACTCTGCCGATTTTTTATGGCTGGCTCTGTAATTCCACCGCTTTTTGTCACTGGGGGTGGGGATCATGGGGTCATGGACCACTTCGACCACGAGCGCCGCGATCCCGACGGGTGGAGTCCGGGCCACATCGACTGGGGCACGGGCCATGAACGCGCCAGCGATGAGGTCGGGAAGAAGGCTGCCCCGGGCCATGGGCGGGTTTGTGGGACCGGGGTGAGCGCGCCACCGGTCCCGTCCGAGGGCTGGCAGCTGACCTGGTCGAGGCACTCGACACCCTGGCCGGGCCCGAAGGTCTCGACGACGACACGCTGAGCGAAACGGTGATCGAACTGATGCGGTTCCGGTCCCTCCTCGACGCGAAGGCCGCCAGCTTCGTGGCCCGCTGGGACGCACGTGTTGTGGGCCAACGACGGATCCAAAGCCCCCGGAGCCCGACTCGCCCGAGACGTCGGCTGTCGCCGCCAAACAACCAACCGCGCCGTGCACACCGCCCGCTCCACCCGTTCCATGCCCCTGGTGTCAGCCGCATGGCAGACCGGGGACATCTCAACGGACCACGTCGAACGACTCACCCGCGCCGCTACCCCCCGAACGGGCCGCCGACTTCACCGCCGTAGAAGAACACCTCGTAACCGTCGCCACCACCGCCGACTGGACGACCTTCGAACGAACCGTCGCCATGTTCGAAACCGCATCCGACGATGCCCACAACGACCCCACCAACCCCGATGACCTCGACCGACGAGACAAGAGAGAACGCTCCCACCGAAACGCCCGCGCCATCCAGATCGGCAACCGTTGGGAACTCCTCGGCAGCCTCGACAAGGTGTCAGGCCAGATCGTCGCCGACACCTGGGAACGCATCAACCACGAACTGTGGGAAGCCGACCTAGCCACCGCCCGCACCCAACTCGGCCCCGACGCCGATCCCACCGAGGTCGTGCGCACCGCACAACAGATCCGCACCGCCGCCCAACGCAACGCCGACGCCCTGGTCGAAATGGCCACCCCGCGCCGCCACCACTCCGACAGATGGCCAACGACCCCGACCTCTCATCACCGTGATCGTGTCAGCCGGTGAACTGTTCGGCCCGATACGAGAGACCTTCAACGGCCTTGTCTCAACCGCCTCGAAATCGCCAAACTCCTCTTCCAAGCCGACTTCGAACGGATCGTGTTCTCCCCCACCGCTCAACCCGTCAACATCACCAGCCCCCAACGATTCTTCACCGGCGGATGGCGACGAGCGGTCGAAATCAGAGACCGCCACTGCCAGCACCCCACCTGCGACGTACCAGCCGAGTACTGCCACGTCGACCACATCACCGAACACACCGACGGCGGCACCACCAGCATCGACAACGGCCGCCTCCTATGCCCCCGCCACAACCACCAACGCCCCGGCCGCAGACCACCAGCCGCCCGAAGGTCAGCCGCCAACCCCGACGACGACCCTGACCAACCCGGGTGAGTGCAACCGCTGCCACAGGAAGGATCGGCAACCCAGCCCGATGGAACGTCAATGCCCCTTCAGCGCACGGTTGGAGTGATCATTACTCCGCTCAAGGTCGAGCGACCGACCCCGCGCACGACGTCGGTCGAAGCAGGCCACCGGCTCCGGCCACGGCCACTGCCACCCCAGTCCCCACCCCAGAGCCGGCACCGATCAACAGGCGACGCCGTGGTGATCCCTTCGGTCATAGTTCACTTTTCCCCACAGTGTGCGTGCCGCCCGATCTGGTTTCAGGTCCCTTTCCGATCAAAGCGGAAGGCACCGCCTGAAGCGTCGCGTGAATGAACGATCAACAGTGCATCGGTTCCACCTCCGACGGCAGCCGCGACGGTCTCGTCGGGCGAATCGCAGGTGGGGATCGGAACCGCGACCTCGTCGTCGACGACCTGAATGACGGTCACGCACAGGTTGGAAGCAGAAGACGATTCCAAGGTCACCGTCTCATAGTCGGCGCCCCCTTCAATTGGCAGGGTCGCCACGTCCCCCAGCCCTGACAGTTCACCGCGCCACGACGCCGTGAGATCGTCGACCTGAGGATCGGCGTCCACGAATACCGCCATATCGACGACACGGGTTCTGCCGGCGACCGAATTGTCCTCGAGGACGACCTCATAGGTACCCGCGTCTGGCACCCAGACATAGGCCTCCCCCGAGTGGGGCGAGTCGTTGTCATCGAGCAACGGGGTGGAGTCGCCGCATAGACCGACCACGGCGGAACCACCGCCGGGGCCGCCGATGTTGGCGCTGTAGTCGACACCGGCCGGGCACTCCAGGACCAATGTGATCACCGACCCGGCGGGTACCTGCACATCGCCACGCAACGTCAGCTCGGAGTCGGCTGGCGGGCTCGGATCAGAAATGGGGGCGAGCTTGCCCTTCAGGCGAAGTGCCGGCCTGCCTGTCGTCGGCTCGGCTCCGCCGGACCTTGTCGTAGTCGGGCGATCGGGCGGCGCTTCGTCTGCCACCGACGGGGAATCGCTGCGTTGTTCCACAAGTTCGGTGTAGGCCTCGACGTAGTCGTCGCGCCCCGAGGCCACCAGGTCGAACGCACATGCGTCGATCTCGGGTGTGGTGGCCGCCCTTCCCATGGACTGGTGGCAGCGACGTCGAGCCTCTCGGAACTCGGTGGTCGCCAGCTTCTCGATGTCTCCGGGGTAGTCGCGGTCGGTGTAGGTGTCGGTCGACTCACCGGCGCCGTAATCGAACAACGACGTTTGATCGGTTACACGCCACGAGTCCGCGAATCGACCATGAATCGCATCGGGATCGTTGGCGTTGACCTCGACACCTTGGGCGGTTCGGACATCATCGAGCGGGTCACCGTTGGCGGAACCGAGCAGACCGACCATCTGTTTGGCCGTCGCCACCGGCGGCGTCACCTCCACGAAGAATCCGTTTCTGAACTTGAGGCGAATCCCAGTGCCGTCGGCGGCGGTCAGGACCCAGTTACGACTGTCCTCGCGTGTCAGGGTCCACCCGCCCATGGTCCCGCCGGCCAGGTCGCCCCGTTCGCCGTTGTGTCGCACTTGAACCTCGTCAGGATCGGACAGGTAATCGGCAACGGTGAACGTGACCCGGTCATCACCTAGGCGGACCGCCACCGAGGTGATGAGCGAATATCGGTCGGCGGCGGTCGCTGCCGGAGCGGTCCTGATCTGAACGTCGAAGTCGGGAGCGGAGGCCAGCACGAACTCCCCCGCCGCCATCAACTCGTAGGCGATCCCATCCATGGTGATCATGTGGGGATCGCCGTCACTTGACCCCTTGGGTCGCTTCGGTTTGCAGTGCTTCTTCTTGTCGAACTTCTCGGCCAACATCGTGACCATCCCGGCCTCGTGGGAAGCCGAGAAGCCGACGGCAACGTCGGTCGAGTTGAAGAACCTCATGCCGCCGTAGTTTCCGTTGGGACAGGCGCACCGCGCCTCGTCGACGCACAAGACGATGTCCTCGTCGGAGCCGAGGACGATGTTCTCCCGATCGTTGGCCAGCGAGACGAGGTGGCGACCCTTGTTGCGCACCGTCACCACGTCCACTCCTGAACCGAACACATGCGCTTGCAGCGCGTGGGAGAAGTTGGACGGTCCGGAGAGGTTCGTTCCACCGAGGTTGATAGCACGACCCTTGTCGAAGTTCTCGTGCTTGCCTTCACCGAGCCCGGCCCATGGCATCGTCCACGACGGATGTTGATAGGCCTGAGTTCGGACAGTTCGCGTCGGCCATGCCAGCAAGAAGCGGGGAGAGTTGAGGCCCGCCTGAGCCAGGACAGTCTCGGTGGATCCCGATGCCCGCAGTGCGAGCTTTATCGAGGCGTAGGGGTCTAGCCCTTCCGCAGCGACTGCTTCCCACAATCCGGCGCCGCTGTAGCTGCGAGCGCTGAGCGGCGCTTCCCGAGCCGCGAACCAGGCCAGGAAGAACTCATCGGGCTGAACCTGCTTGCGGTAGTAGTCAAGGCCGGCGAAGTCGGCCCCGCCCTCTATCACCCATTGGGGTGAGGATGCATAGACGGTGGGCGCCCATTCGAACTGCACGCAGTGAAACAACTCGTGAGCGATGACGAACTTCGTGTAGCTCGGGCCTACCTCGCCAAGGTTGTCGTAGAGCGACGGGTAGAAGGTGATGAGGCAGCCCAGATCCTCCTGGCTGGCCGTGGCGTAGGCGTCCAGACCCTGTCCGGTGGTGAACGGTGTCGTCGAAAAGCTGAGTGTCAGGTTGGGCAACCCGACGTTGCCGAGACGAGTCCTCCACCCCTGGGCGATCTGGGCGACGAGGCCGGTGAAGAGCTTCTTTAGCTCCGCGTCAGGTTCGGCCGCGGCGGCGCTGACCGTGCCCGACGATGCGGCGGACCGGGAGAAGGACTGCCGAATCCCTGGCCCGGCTGGCGACGAGGTCGGGGGCACAGGGATCGACGACGGGCCCGGGATCGGGTCGAGCGGTGATTCCTCCATCGTGGTCGGCGTCGCCTCGCCATCGGTCGAGTCACCACTCAGGCCAGATCCCCATTCCGGTGGTAGCGGGATGGACGCATCTTCGGGCGTCACCGGGATTCCCGGACCGAACTGAGCCAGCACCTCAGCCACGCGGGACCGCTGCTCGGGCGTGAGGTCGCTCTTGAACTGCTCGACCAGGCCCAGTGCTCGCGTCGTTGACACCGGGCCAGGTTCGGTGAGCTCAGAGGTGGTCGCCCCCGGCATTTCGCCGAACGCCAGGTCGAACAGGTCCACCGCAACCTGAGCATCGAGACCGTCGGTGTCCTCCCTGAGCGCGACCTCCTCGGCGATGGTCGATGGAACCCATTCGGGCTGCACGACGTCCTCGTACCCTTCCTCGCCGACGACCTGGCCGTCCAGAGCCACGTCGGATGCCGATGCTGGCGCGGTGTCCCCCGACCGTGGGGTGGGCGCCGAGTCGTCCTTGGCATCACCCGAACTCGAACACCCCGAGGCCAGGAGCACCGTGGCCAGGAGCACTAGTAGCACTCGAGTGCCTCGCCTCATCGCTGCGCGCCCTTTCGATCCCGGGCGGTCCCAGCAGACTGAACTCGGCTACCCGGTCTCGAGGTGTCGGTTGGTCCGCCGTATCGATTCATCGCAGCATCGTTGCATGAACTTCGAAGGGGTGTCGCCGGGGTGGGACCAGTCCGACTCGGCGGGTTGGTCAGGTGATCGGTTCAATCCGACAGGTCAGGCTGTCGGCTCGGGTCGAGGTTCAGGTGTCGCACAACCCATCTCCCGGCAGGCCGGGCTTCGTCGATGAAACGAGCAAGACCGAGCCGCCCCGCTCGGGTCAGCGGATTTGGCGGATCTCCTCGTTCTCTCCCCACGATTGATCGGCGGTCAGGACCGCCAACCCGAGTCGGTGCCCGAGGGCGAGGCAGAGGCGGTCACCGAGCGACAACCCCTCACCTCGACGCCAGCGCGTGGCCGCCCATTCAGCGTCGACCTCCAGTACCGGTTCGATCACCACGTCGTAGCTGGACAGAAGCCCCCGAACCAGAGACCAGTCCCCACCCGCCGCGATGACCTTCTGTGCCACCTCGGAGAGATTGGCGGTGCTACACGCGGCCCGCTGAGCTAGAGCAGCACAGGTTGGAAGCGGGTCGGTGGGTTCGTCAGGCGATCAGTTCGATCCGACAGGTCGGCCCCTCGGCTCTGGCCAAGCGCCCATCGAGCGTGATCAAGGTGGCATCCAGCGCCTCCGCCAACGCCACGTAGGCGGCGTCCCAACCTCTCACGTTCTCCCTCAATTCCCAAGCCCGCGACAGCAATCCCCGGTGGCCATACCGCTCGCCTGGCCACATCCGCAGGTCTGCTACCGCCAGGGCGGCCGCGGTTGAATCCAGTGATCCTGACAGGAAGTCGCGCCGAATGAGGCTGAAGACTTCGATGTCGACCACGTGGGGGGCCGCCTGTTCGGAGTCCTGTCCCAT
This window contains:
- a CDS encoding type II toxin-antitoxin system VapC family toxin encodes the protein MIIVDASCLYEVLVDTPRSESIRTRMGQDSEQAAPHVVDIEVFSLIRRDFLSGSLDSTAAALAVADLRMWPGERYGHRGLLSRAWELRENVRGWDAAYVALAEALDATLITLDGRLARAEGPTCRIELIA
- a CDS encoding VWD domain-containing protein, with amino-acid sequence MLLATVLLASGCSSSGDAKDDSAPTPRSGDTAPASASDVALDGQVVGEEGYEDVVQPEWVPSTIAEEVALREDTDGLDAQVAVDLFDLAFGEMPGATTSELTEPGPVSTTRALGLVEQFKSDLTPEQRSRVAEVLAQFGPGIPVTPEDASIPLPPEWGSGLSGDSTDGEATPTTMEESPLDPIPGPSSIPVPPTSSPAGPGIRQSFSRSAASSGTVSAAAAEPDAELKKLFTGLVAQIAQGWRTRLGNVGLPNLTLSFSTTPFTTGQGLDAYATASQEDLGCLITFYPSLYDNLGEVGPSYTKFVIAHELFHCVQFEWAPTVYASSPQWVIEGGADFAGLDYYRKQVQPDEFFLAWFAAREAPLSARSYSGAGLWEAVAAEGLDPYASIKLALRASGSTETVLAQAGLNSPRFLLAWPTRTVRTQAYQHPSWTMPWAGLGEGKHENFDKGRAINLGGTNLSGPSNFSHALQAHVFGSGVDVVTVRNKGRHLVSLANDRENIVLGSDEDIVLCVDEARCACPNGNYGGMRFFNSTDVAVGFSASHEAGMVTMLAEKFDKKKHCKPKRPKGSSDGDPHMITMDGIAYELMAAGEFVLASAPDFDVQIRTAPAATAADRYSLITSVAVRLGDDRVTFTVADYLSDPDEVQVRHNGERGDLAGGTMGGWTLTREDSRNWVLTAADGTGIRLKFRNGFFVEVTPPVATAKQMVGLLGSANGDPLDDVRTAQGVEVNANDPDAIHGRFADSWRVTDQTSLFDYGAGESTDTYTDRDYPGDIEKLATTEFREARRRCHQSMGRAATTPEIDACAFDLVASGRDDYVEAYTELVEQRSDSPSVADEAPPDRPTTTRSGGAEPTTGRPALRLKGKLAPISDPSPPADSELTLRGDVQVPAGSVITLVLECPAGVDYSANIGGPGGGSAVVGLCGDSTPLLDDNDSPHSGEAYVWVPDAGTYEVVLEDNSVAGRTRVVDMAVFVDADPQVDDLTASWRGELSGLGDVATLPIEGGADYETVTLESSSASNLCVTVIQVVDDEVAVPIPTCDSPDETVAAAVGGGTDALLIVHSRDASGGAFRFDRKGT
- a CDS encoding HNH endonuclease, which encodes MFSPTAQPVNITSPQRFFTGGWRRAVEIRDRHCQHPTCDVPAEYCHVDHITEHTDGGTTSIDNGRLLCPRHNHQRPGRRPPAARRSAANPDDDPDQPG
- a CDS encoding DEAD/DEAH box helicase family protein → MAVRGFLDIPEALWVAQNELAFAFADRFPVSPGHTLVVTRRLVSDWWAATPTEKLAVLELIEKVKAQLDESHHPDGYNIGFNAGQAAGQTVFHLHVHVIPRYQGDMEDPRGGVRHVIPHRGNYLRRTASQAPGPDTATAPPASSSSPPSPSPHPRLVTPSEGQMRVELVRSLARTDFDRIDLLVSFLMRSGVDLLAAHVDEALARGVRIRVLTTDYLHITDPAALGFFLDRVGTTPEGGALDVKVFSDAATNFHPKAYLFSSSRSAEGVALVGSSNLSRSGLELGIEWNLMVQRIDALHDEFESLWSDPRATTVTTDWLRSYDQRRLLSPRFWTEAASPVPPPEPGERSGQGGSDSADGPDGPGGLDGRGRPDGLGDSPGLVATSPDATGVLPTSGSGSSPRPTAVQAEALAALTATRIEGNTAGLVVLATGLGKTWLAAFDSTRPEFRRTLFVAHRKEILLQARDVYRRIMPTRSLTLFAGEEQDMSGDVVFASIQSLHRHLEGIDAGAFDYVVVDEFHHAEAPTYRRTIGHLRPRFLLGLTATPDRTDSADLMALCSDNLVYECGLTEGIRRNLLSPFIYRAIRDVADYEQIPWRSQRFDPAELTVQLETEQRARQVYDEWVKLGGNSRRAIGFCCSITHAQYMADFYSAHGVDALAVHSGPDSAPRAETLERFRAGQIRVLFTVDLFNEGVDIPDLDVVMLLRPTESPVVFLQQIGRGLRRSPGKERLDVVDLVGNHRSFLVKAHLLAALVGARPATNREAVEVLGSDMTTLPEGCSIIVDTEVVEMLRALTAPDRRQDRLRATLDAWRSLHGDRRPTALELSLATGTAHELKSMGGWFGGLGALGELSGEEAAVLAAVPDLLAYVEHGSYTKCFKLITLRVLTDNDSLRDGMDLADLALASRWAIDRDARLRQDLTDAAFATPLRPTAAEWQAYWRKNPIAALTRTPQGREEPFFSLHEDRLTLVSQVPDHLWPTLTAMITELVDYRLHRYLESRSTRRPGEQRKPLDPSGTPLDATFTLEDVDGIPTAVYFGSAGGSASSRSARNTDYVAGVDVVLARMRDLDIVIEDAYVDSTTVSALTLTDRRLSPHDGASYPIQLRDVEDLAALRRALLRSMARVGQPPGTTSSGNSRKAMRLVISGASTHSPRELADTLAGLPPEPGLDVMTS
- a CDS encoding VapC toxin family PIN domain ribonuclease, which translates into the protein MAQKVIAAGGDWSLVRGLLSSYDVVIEPVLEVDAEWAATRWRRGEGLSLGDRLCLALGHRLGLAVLTADQSWGENEEIRQIR